The DNA region TGTTCAAGCCGCCGTACTCGAGGATCACCGCGATCGACCTCAATACGGGCGACCATCTCTGGATGCAGCCGAACGGCAATGGAGACGACGTCCGCAATCACGAAGCGCTCAGGGACCTGGATCTTCCTCCCCTCGGAGATAGAGTCGCGCGCGCCGGCGGACCGGTGCTCACGAAGACGCTGCTCATCATGGGGATGGAGACCGGAGGCACCGACGATGGGCCCCAGTTGGTCGCGCGCAACAAGATGACCGGTGAGATCGTCGGCGCCATCGACGTGCCGGCGCCCGTTCTCGGCACGCCGATGACCTACATGGTCGACGACGAGCAGTACATCGCGTTCACAGTGAGAGCGAGTCCGCCCAGGCTGCTTGCGTTTAAATTGCGCTAGATGGCGAACAGGGGATCCTGTGCCCTAACTCCTGACCCCTACGTCATCGCACGGTTCTCGACCCACTCGTACGGAGCCGCTGCGCTCGTCGCGTTGCTCGCCACACTGGGTCCGGTGAGGCGAGTGCGATCGATGTGTGATCGGTGGTTGATAAAATTACACAGTGCGGATGTCGGTCGCCGTCGCGCATAAACTCGCGTACCTTCCCCAATGGCTTCGTTGAGGTCACCGTCCGACAGCTGCGGCGCACACCCCATTCCTTAGCGGGCCGATTTCGCAGTCCCGTCTTGGTGCATATGGACGAATCGGTAACCGAGAGGTTTCGGGTAGGCCTCGCCGCAACTCCGGCGGACCCACGTTTCTGGTGCCAGACACTCGGGCGCTTCGCGCTATACAGGGATCGCGACGATTCCGCGGCTGTGATGCAGGCTGGCAAGCCGCTCGCGCTACTCGCCTACGTGGCGCTCTCTCCGAGCGGTCGAGCAGAGCGCGACCACGTCGCGGAGCTTCTCTGGCCGGGTAGCTCGTCGCGCGACGCCCGTCATGCGCTGAGCCAGTCGCTCTACCGGCTACGCACGGCCACGGGCGACGTTGACCTCGTTCGCCTCGACGGCCCGACTCTGGAATTCACGAACTGCGCCCGACTCGACTGCGTGGAAGGCGAGGCCGCCGCCGCGTCCGATGACCTCACCTCAGCGTACGACCTCCTGCTGGGCGCGTTTCTCGAAGGCTTTTCGATTCCCGACGCCCGCGAGTTCGACGAGTGGGTCGAGGCCCGTCGCGCCCGATACCTGACGACCTGGTCGTCCGTCGCGCAGCGCCTCGCGGAGCGACACATCGCGGCCGGAGAACCGAGCCGCGCCGTCGAGATCGCAGACGTTCTTGCGAGTCGTCGGCCCTTCGACGATGAGCCGGTCCGCCTGGTGATGTCTGCGCTCAGCGCGCGAGGGCGGCACGCGATGGCTGTCGCACGTTATGCCGCCTACGTCCAAGTACTTCGGGGTCAGGAAGACCAGCCAGGCGACGGGCTGCGGCGGTATTCGGAAGAGCTCGAGCAGTTCGTCCTTTCGCGGGCTCTCGACGTCGGAGCGGAGCTCCCCTTCGTGGGTCGGGAGGAGCCGTGGTCCCAATTGGAGGCGGCGTGGGAATCCGCTCAGAACGCCAGGCCAGGCGCGGTCCTTGTCGAAGGGGCGGCAGGTCTCGGCAAGACTCGTATCGTTGCCGAGCTATCGGCCCGCGTGGAGGCCGGAGGAGGTCTCACCCTCGCCGCGAAATGCTACGAACCGGAGGGGGCCGTCCCCTACGGTGCCATCGCCGGTGCGCTCGCGGCTGCCGTACAGCACCCTGGCCTCGACGATCTAGACCGTACGTGGCTTGCCGAAGCCGCACGGGTGCTCCCCGAGCTGCACGAGCGATTCCCGGATCTGCCCCGCCTCGCCAGCAGGGACAGTCCAGTTGCTGCAAAGCAGCGTCTCCACCGGGCGCTCGCTCGCTACCTGGAGGCGATCTGCATGCGGTCGCCTGTGCTCTTGGTCATCGACGACGTCCACTGGGCGGACCCGTCCAGCCTCGAAGTCCTGCACCTCCTCCGGAGTCAGCTGGAAGATGCTCGCCTGCTCCTGGTAGCTTCCTACCGGCCGGTCGAGCTTAGTCCGGCTGCGAGGAGCTTCGTCCGCTCACTCGCCGAGTCCCGCTTGGCTCACCTTATCGTCCTCGAGCCTCTGACCTCCGAGGCGGTGAAAGACCTGCTCAATGAGCTGGGCAGCTTCGACGACGTGCAGACCGGTCAGGCGGTCACCCCGCACTTGCATCGACACAGCGGAGGGAATCCGCTTTTTCTATCGGAGCTGCTCGATGCCCTCGACCGGGACAGAGTCCTGTTCGTGCGTGAGGGCCGCTGGACGTGGGGACGTGATCGCGAGATCGGGGCTTTGCCGAACACGCTCGGGAAGCTCCTCGCAGATCGGATCGAACGCCTCACACCCTGGATGCGGGCGTGCGTGGAGGTCCTGGCCGTCGCGGCCGAAGAAGTGACGGTCGAGGTCTTGGCTTGTGCCGTTGATATCTCCGAGCCTCGAGCCGGACTGGCGCTTTCGGTGCTGGAGGAGGAACGCCTCGTCCGGCGGACCCGTGTCGGCAGCTATGATCTCATGCACGACGAGCTGCGTCGCCACGTCTACCAGGGCATTCCCGATGAGCGGCGACGGGCACTCCACGAGGCGGTCGGTCTTGCCCTCGAGGATTTGGGTGTGGCGAAACGCCCTGGTGGACCCGCACGGCTCGTGCATCACTTCGATCAGGCCGGTGATCCGGATCGTGCTCGTCGGTACGCACTGCAGGCCGCCGGTGACGCGAGTGCGTTAGCCGCGCCCGCGTCGTTGCGGTCTCACTTGGATCTTGCGGCCGCGCACGCACCGCGGGTTCTTCCGCCCGGTGAGACGCCA from Gemmatimonadota bacterium includes:
- a CDS encoding AAA family ATPase, coding for MDESVTERFRVGLAATPADPRFWCQTLGRFALYRDRDDSAAVMQAGKPLALLAYVALSPSGRAERDHVAELLWPGSSSRDARHALSQSLYRLRTATGDVDLVRLDGPTLEFTNCARLDCVEGEAAAASDDLTSAYDLLLGAFLEGFSIPDAREFDEWVEARRARYLTTWSSVAQRLAERHIAAGEPSRAVEIADVLASRRPFDDEPVRLVMSALSARGRHAMAVARYAAYVQVLRGQEDQPGDGLRRYSEELEQFVLSRALDVGAELPFVGREEPWSQLEAAWESAQNARPGAVLVEGAAGLGKTRIVAELSARVEAGGGLTLAAKCYEPEGAVPYGAIAGALAAAVQHPGLDDLDRTWLAEAARVLPELHERFPDLPRLASRDSPVAAKQRLHRALARYLEAICMRSPVLLVIDDVHWADPSSLEVLHLLRSQLEDARLLLVASYRPVELSPAARSFVRSLAESRLAHLIVLEPLTSEAVKDLLNELGSFDDVQTGQAVTPHLHRHSGGNPLFLSELLDALDRDRVLFVREGRWTWGRDREIGALPNTLGKLLADRIERLTPWMRACVEVLAVAAEEVTVEVLACAVDISEPRAGLALSVLEEERLVRRTRVGSYDLMHDELRRHVYQGIPDERRRALHEAVGLALEDLGVAKRPGGPARLVHHFDQAGDPDRARRYALQAAGDASALAAPASLRSHLDLAAAHAPRVLPPGETPRWMMPFLGSGRSAFRGRLTVGVVGAASLAFGLLAGAYLRPIIGGPDEDYRQGVIYLGTSTIAGPTHEIVWASRLGEPGSLSIIEAPPAGFGPRIVQQWVTERGETHAKLFRIEGADTIQISYGSSDDYAGAGSWSPDGALLAVHRGWRAGPEQYKSNIFLLDSLGRDIRQLTHTEYQDHEAIWSPLGTHLLVFRDSLGHRSLWLHEVGGEERVDLTSRFGLPDIVASAGLSAQGDHVAAISPDDGSAQSALYIMDLQNDELRTVRLLERSANAELLWSPDDRWIAFVAPRDDSWTLQIISADGTSGPFVAVQLPQQFTATRWTGDEPRYVARVSIDSEIVSLTSGHGTQLQATARAPSGDVLSTNLRWTVVDTSVARVDGAGFVRGRASGTTRVLVSAGGFRADTVAVIVAFAPVDTLFQEDWSHGLDLARWRPIGYPRPEVVDRGVPDGQAAFANRGDYNHHSGAASLDRFAAGQSGFTVEAEGWVRFTGAPFQDWALGLISSAAPIDDELFGRGTIALGLSGPSPVFADAQWGGCVSGPELRTGRLELQAIHERWFQAAIVVRPDGIAECYLDGVLHGTGQIPEASRTQPFSVLLSGRSSGTDIYHGRVTVTRGLRY